The region CTCCATTACAGTACTCTACACTCATATTAAAATATATTAATTCAACTACCATTCCGTCACTATTCTCTTAATTAGTCTAAATCTATTAATTTAATAATTTCTTCAACAACAAGATTATGTTGTTCCTCCCTACTAATTGAACTTTCACCATCTCCTTTTTGAAATCCATAATAACCAAAGTTAGAATGGTTACCATTGAGATTAACGTAATCAGTACTATCAGGCAATAACTCCTTTGACTTATTATAGTTGTCTAGGTTCATTATTTTGTCGTTGATTGCCCTTACAGACAATACTTTAATATCTTGTTTTGATAAATCAGTAGAATCACTAGGATATGCTCCCATCAATATCAATCCTTCTATTGGCTTAGAAGATTTATCTACATACATTGATGCACTTGCACCACCTAATGAATGACCTCCTATATACCAATCCTTATCATTATTATATTCTTCATATATTTTGTCAAAAGCATCAATATTCAATATGGCGAGATTGAAAGGCATATACGGTATAAAGACACGAATACCCTTCTTTGCTAATTTTTCTCCCAAAACAGCATATGCTTCTGTTTCAACTAATCCTCCTTGATAAAAAACAAAATTAGCATTTACATCACCTTCTGGTGTAATAATTATGGTATTATTTTCTTTTATGACATTTTCTTGCTTCATTATCTCTTTAGCTTGTTCCATACTACTATAAGTCTTAAATTTAATGACTAACCAAGTTGCCAATAAAAGTATTAGTATAATAACACCAGATACTTTTAAGACTCTTCTAGATTTATGACTCTTTTTCAATTAATCACCTCATTCCATTAAATCATTCTATGTATCAATCAATAAATATCTTTAATTGATTATACATAATATTATTTATATTTTCAAATCAACTTTTATTCAATACATGTGTAGATAACTCTCCTTTTCATTACACTCTCTACTACTAAAAAATGCAAAACAGAAATAAATATCTTTTTTGCATTTAGTAAATTATAAACTAACATTTATTTAATTAATATCTTTTTTTCTTTTTATCATTAAATAGCAAATGCAGAATAGAAATAAATTTCTATCCT is a window of Vallitalea longa DNA encoding:
- a CDS encoding alpha/beta hydrolase; the protein is MKKSHKSRRVLKVSGVIILILLLATWLVIKFKTYSSMEQAKEIMKQENVIKENNTIIITPEGDVNANFVFYQGGLVETEAYAVLGEKLAKKGIRVFIPYMPFNLAILNIDAFDKIYEEYNNDKDWYIGGHSLGGASASMYVDKSSKPIEGLILMGAYPSDSTDLSKQDIKVLSVRAINDKIMNLDNYNKSKELLPDSTDYVNLNGNHSNFGYYGFQKGDGESSISREEQHNLVVEEIIKLIDLD